The stretch of DNA AAGAGACTACGCACTCACTCTCCAAAATAAAGACTTAAGTTTCGCCTACGACATTAATAGTTTTGAATTGGGTACAAGGCTAAATAATTCCATAAACCAAATAAATAACCATAGACTTTTAAATCTTTCAAGAGACTATCTGAAAATTGGTGAAGAAAAAAGAGGGGTCTGGCTCGCCTCTAAATATTTTAATTCAAATAATTTAGGAGAAGAGGATCGGGCGTTACTCTATGTAGGTTTAGGAGATTTGTCATTCAATAGCTATCTAAGTATTTTTTATACTCGTGTGCTTATGAAAAAAAATAAAATCCCAGATGACCCAATCCTTTTACCTTCAGCCATTCTATCCAGACTATACCCACGACCCCATAGAAATATTGTTCAAAAATTTTCAGATACGTATCAAGTGAGCGAAGATATCGTATATGCAGTGATGAGGCAAGAATCTTTTTTTCGAGAATCTGCTATATCGGTTTCAAACGCACAAGGTCTAATGCAGGTAATCCCTTCAACCGGAAAATTTTTGGCTAAAGCCCTAAACGAAAAAGACTATTCCCTATTTGACCCAAACATTTCAGTGAAATTCGGAACTAAATTCTTGTCTGATTTATTAAAGATGAACGAAGGCGATATTCGTTGGGCAACCATAGCTTACAATGGAGGGCCCGGTAATTTAAGAAAATGGAAAAGAAATCACTACAAGGGGGATTTTAATCATTTTCTGGAAGAAATTCCTTCTAAAGAATCGAGAGACTATTGTAGAATTGTAGTTTCTAATTATTATAACTATAGACTATTAAAGGAAATTTTCGATAGATGAAAACTTTTACAAACTATTTTCTATTTGCAATTCTATTCTTGTTGATAAAACCCATAATGTCAAAAGAAAGAGAGCCAAACGAACTCGGAAAAATCTTTGTTTTAACCTACCATAAAATCGGAGACTTTGATTCCAATTTTACGAGATCCAGAAAAGGTTTTGTGGAAGATTTACAAACTCTAAAAAGAGAAGGATTTATTCCGATCCAAACCAATGATTTTTCTAATGCCAATATAAAAATCCCAAAAGGAAAGAAGCCTGTTCTGATTACTTTTGATGACTCTTCTATCAGCCAATTTGAGGTTGATGAAAATGGACAAATAAAATCAAACTGTGCGGTAGGAATGATGGAAGAGTTTAAGAAAAAAAATCCAGATTTCCCCTTAACTGCGATTTTTTTTGTTACCCCGGGCTCAAAATCTCCAAACGATCTATTCGGGCAAATACGATTTACCAAAATGAAAACAGAATTTCTATTGAATAATGGTTATGAAATAGGAAACCATACACTTTGGCATGCAAACTTAAATCAGTTTAGAGATAGAATTCAAGAGCAAATTGCCGGCTGTCAAAGAGAAATAAATAAATTTCTACCAGATTTTAGGATTTATGCAATGGCGACTCCTTATGGCTCTTTCCCACCTGAAAGATACAACCACCTATTGATCGAAGGAAAATACAAAGGGCACTCCTATAAAAATAAAATTATTTTTGATTACTCCAATAGACTTAGTTATTCTCCCTTTGATATAAATTTTAATATTTATCGGGTTAGAAGAATCCATGGATTTGATAAAAACATAAAGAAAATTGTTCAAGAGTTGAATTCACCTACCTCCGATGCGTATATCAGCGACGGCTTAGAGGATACGATTACAATTCCACAATCGGAAGTTAAAAACTTAAATACAGAATGGAAAAAAAAGTTTAAAGTGAAGGTGTATTAAACCTAACCGTTTAACTCTTTTCTTAGAACTTTTTCTGCTCTTTGGGCGTATTTTAAAATTTTACCTTTGTTAGGCTTTTCCCTATTCGCTAAAAGAATATCTTCAGCAAGACGAAACTTTCTGCGAAGATGGTTAATAGATGGGATAGTAGTTTTAAAGTGTTTGGCAAGCTCCCAATCCGTCATGGTTTTATTCATGTCATACAATTTATTTAAGTCTTTCTCTGTCCATTCGCGTTTAGCTTGAGAATTCTTTTTTACTAAAAAATTAAATTTTTGCAAACGCCTTTGATTTCTTTCGTAGCTTCCTAAACCTTTTTGTGCTCTCCAATGAGCATTACGGTTTCTTGCCTTATGAATATCTTCGCTTGTAAACCCTGTTTTTCTTAGCCACTCAATTGTAATACTTCCTTTTTGACCGGGTTTGAGTTTGGACTTGATGGATCTTTCAATATATTGCTCTGGAGTCTTTGCCGATAGTAGTTTTTTTCTTTCTTCTTCAAGAATTTTAGACATTTTTATCTCCTACTACAAAGTAAATTTTTCATCGTGTTGCGTTTAAAAACTTAAAATACAATAGTAGTGAAACTATGTATTAATCTAATTTCTCGCCTTTTAAAAGTTCGTCCAAAGAAATTTTTTCTTTAGATATAGCTTTTAAATTTGGCCATTCATAACCTTGAGGATAATGTTTTTTATCGTTTGGATCATAAAAATGCTTATAGTCTTTTTTATAGCCCCAAGTAAATACAGAGTTTTCAGGGAGTTGATTAATAACTACAAATTTTGGAGAAACATACCCTTCTATTTTAGAATTTTTCACCTTAATAAATTCTTTCTGAAGTCTTTCGTGGTTCAAGTAATCAGAAGGCGTGACTATATCTCCTTTCTTCAATTCACCGACAACTTTAGAATTTATGTTTGGCTCTGCATAAACCTTTGTATTCCATGTAATTTCTGCTTTTGTGCCGCAATTGAAAATAAAGAACGAAACAATGGATAGAGCAAATATTTTTTTTAGTAAATTTTTATTATTCATACTTTTCCCCTATTGATGGTGGTGCAAAGATTCTTCCAATCTTGGATCGCCTACCGGAATTAATTTTGCAGATTCCAACCCTTTCAAAATTACAAATCCAAAAAGCCCAATAACACCAATTGTTACCCCAAAAGTGACGACAAGACTCAAAAAACTAAAGTATTCAAAATTAGCCGGAAATACAATCCAGAAAAGCTCTAAAATTTGAGTTACTACAATCCAAACGCTAATCCTGTTTAAGACTTCAATATCTCTTTTATTTGGTCGATTTAGTAACCAAAGAAAAGGAATTACAAATTTTACAAATGGAATGAGTATTGTAATAAATGTCCAACCGCCTGTCAATCTCATCTCATACCAAAAAGTTTCTTCAGGTAGGTTCGCATACCATATTAACATAAATTGACTAAACGCAATATAAGCCCAAAATACTGTAAACCCAAGTAAGAACTTTCCTATATCGTGAATATGGTTTTCGTTTACATAGTCTCCAAGATATCCTGACTTTTTTAAAATATAGATAAATATAATCATGGAAGCGAGAACAGTTTGGTAAGCCCCTCCAAAAATATACACACCGAACATAGTAGAAAACCAATGCGGAGTCAAAGACATAAGTAAATCAAATGAGGTAACAGAAAGAGTTAGCGCAAACACTATAATAAACGCACCTGACAACTTTGCACTGAATTTTGTGTGAGATACATTTTTGTCCGAGTCTTGATCGACTGATCTTTTATAAAAAAAGTATCCGAAAAAAGACCAAATCACCGCAAAAAAGATTAATCTACCTACAAAAAAAGGAGTTTTAAGCCAAGCACTTTTGTGTTTGATTAGTTTATCGGATGCTACTACCTCAGGGTGTGACCACTCAAATAAATCGTGGATCCCTATGAACACTAAAATAAGCAAAATAATGACTACAGGCATAAATCTACCGTAGTTTTCAGTGAGCCTTCTAACCGTTACAGACCAGTAAGACCCGGTGATATTGCTAAGTGCAGTAAAAAAAATACCGCATAGAGAAATACCGATTATAAAAGAAACGGCCACAAGGAGAGCAGACCAGGCAGGATTGCTGTGTCCATGTCTTGCGGTCTCATGCCCGAGTACAAAATACCCTATTACAAAACTGAGTATTCCAAGACCCATCATACCAAATAATACATTTCTAATCATTGGAGATAGTTTATAAGTTACTAAATTGTCTCTAATTTCAGCGTTCATCTTCCCTACTTAACCGCCTTTGTTTTGTTGTTTTCAGCTTCTTGCAATTTTCTGATATATTGAATCAGTTTCCATCTATCTTCCGGCTCGATTTGAGAAGCGTAGCTACTCATCACACCCTTTCCAACAGTAATTACGTGGTAAATTTGTCCGTCTGTAAATTTCACTACCCTTTCCTGAGTTAGAGGAGTCGGGGTCATTAGGTATCTTGGAGAAGGTCCGACTACATTACCATTTCCTTGACCTGTAACACCGTGGCACGGGGAACAATATATTTGATACCTGTCCTCACCTCTTTTATAATTAGCCAGACTTTTTTTCAATGGATTGGAAAGACCCTTTTCAGGATTTTTTAATTCATCTGCAAATTGTACATTTGAGTAAGGGTATGGATAATATCCTCTTGGGATCGTTCCTTCGGGAGGGATTCTATTCCCACCCAGAATACTTGCAGAAAGCACGTCAGCTTCTTGAGATTCTACTGCTCTGGAGTCAGCCATATCTGGAAAATATTCTAAAATAGGAGTTTTATACTCACAATTCAAAATAAACAATACAGAGAAAAAACCAATTACAATAATTTTGAAATTTTTCATTTTTTTACTACCTGCACTTCTTTGGCTCCAAGGCTTTTTATAAATTGAATTACTTCACTTTCGTTATAACCAGCGACGTTAGACGGAATCCAGAGAGCAAATCTATGACTTGTAACATCGGGATGAATCGGCTTACGATCAAACTTATACAATCCAGTTATGTAATACATAGCAAAAACAGTTGCAACACCTGCAAAAAAGACAGTAGCCTCGAACAATATCGGAACGTAGGCCGGCCATGCGTTATACGCCTTCCCTGAATATACAATTTGCCAGTCGATTGCGTGAGTTAAATACTGATAAGACAACCCGACCGCAAACCCAACAATTCCAAATATAAAAGTAATCCAAGGAAGACCTGACCTTGGAAGTCCCATAGCATCGTCTAAACCGTGTACAGGGAGTGGAGTAAAACAATCAAAATAGGAGTAGTTTTTCTCCTTAGTTTTTTTTGCTGCATGCAGAATCTCTTCTTGGGTATCGAATAGTCCGAATACTCCTGATTCTGTTTCCTGATATTTATGAAACTGCTCTAATTTTGGCTTATACATCAGTGGTGTCCTCCTTCTTTTTTAGGCATCACAGTCTTGACTTCAGCAATTGCAATCACTGGAAGAATTCTTGTAAACAATAGGAACAATACAAAGAATAAACCAAAAGAGCCTAAAAGCATCAAATAGTCATAGATCGTAGGTATATACAATGCCCAACTGGAAGGTAAGAAATCTCTATGAGTGGTCATTACTATTACGAATCTTTCAAACCACATTCCAATATTCACAAAAATTGATACTACAAACATCACAGGGATACTCGTCCTGAGCTTCTTTGACCAGAAAATTTGAGGACTAATTACGTTGCAAGAAACCATAATCCAATAAGCCCAACCGTAAGGACCAAAGGCTCTATTTACAAAAGTAAACCCTTCGTATTCGTTACCAGAATACCAAGCTATGAAAAACTCAGTACTATATGCAAGACCTACCATCATACCGGTGACCATAATCACCTTGTTCATATTTTCTAAGTGCTTCATTGTGATTAGTTGCTTCAAGTTAAACACTTCTCTTGTAATCACCATGAGCGTTACAACCATTGCAAACCCTGAGAATACCGCACCGGCTACGAAATAGGGTGGGAAAATTGTAGTGTGCCAACCTGGAAGGATAGAAATCGCAAAGTCAAAACTTACTATCGAGTGAACAGACAATACGATTGGAGTGGAAAGTGCCGCTAAAATCATTGCAACGATTTCCAAGTGAGTCCACGCTCTATTAGAACCAACCCACCCAAAAGAAAGAACACTATAAACCATCTTTTTAATTTTATGATTTGTCCGATCCCTGATTGCTGCGATATCAGGAACCAACCCTAAATACCAGAATAGTAGCGAAATAGTCAGATAGGTAGAAACTGCAAAAGTATCCCAAATTAAAGGAGATCGGAAATTTACCCAAAGTGGTCCTCTTTCGTTTGGATAAGGAAATAACCAAAAACCAAACCAAGGGCGACCTACGTGGATAATCAACATACTTGCCGCAACCATAACCGCAAAAATTGTCATAGCCTCGGCGGCACGGTTGATACCAGTTCTCCATTCTTGCCTAAATAAATACAATACTGCTGAAATTAAAGTACCTGCATGACCGATACCAATCCAAAAAACGAAATTCACGATAAAAAATCCCCAACCAACAGGATTGTTGATACCGAGTATGTATAAACCTTCATAAACCAAATAACCGATTACTGCAAAATCAATTACAGTAATCGTTATAGCTAAAATAAAAGCTCTCCACCAAAGTTTTGTAGGAAACTCATCTACGGGCTTTAAAACTTCGTCTGTTATCTGCTTTAGAGTTTTATTTCCTTCTACTAAAGGAACTATATCTAATTCTTTTTTAATTGCTTCTGACATTGACATCTTGAATTCCGCCTGTTAACCTTTATTTCTAATTCTAGTCATATATCCTACTTGAGGACCTATGTTTAAGAAATCTAAAATTGTATATGACCTTGGGTCTTTTCTGTATTTGGAAACTTTTGATTCGGGATCATTCGTATTTCCAAACACAATAGCATCTGCAGGGCAAGTTTCTTCGCAAGCAGTTCGGATTTCCCTATCCTTTAAATTCCTGCCCTCATTTTTAGCTTGAATTTTTCTTTCAGCTACTCTTCCTGCACAGAATGTACATTTCTCCATAACCCCTCTGGTTCTGACAGTTACATCCGGGTTGAACGCAAGATGCTTAGGTGCTCTTGAATCCGGTGTATCCACCCAGTGATTCATCCAATTATACCTTCTTACCTTATACGGACAGTTGTTAGAGCAGTATCTCGTTCCGACACAACGGTTGTAAACCATGTCGTTTGTACCTTCTTGACCGTGGGTTGTAGCTGCAACCGGACAAACTGTTTCGCAAGGTGCACTATCGCAATGTTGACACATCACAGGTTGGTGGGCAATTTCCATCGTCTCCGGCTTTTCCGGATCGCCTATATAGTAACGATCTATTCTAAGCCAGTGCATTTCCCTTCCTACCCTGACCTCGTTTCTACCTGCAGCAGGAATATTATTCTCTACCTGACACGCTACAACACAAGCTCCACAACCGGTGCAAAGAGAAAGATCTACAGAAAGTCCCCACTTATTCCCTTTGTATTCATGGACAGGATTTAAGCCTCGAGCAGGAGTTTTTACCCCATTTATAGAAATCATAGGAATTTCTTCTTTTACGATTCCTGCATCCGGTTTTTTCAAATAGTCTTGAAAACTTGCAGATTGAATTAATGGTCTTTCTTCCCATTTAGTACCTGCTACCGGAGAAGGATTCATCATGTGGTGGTCTTGAGTAGTTGCAAGTTTGTATTTCTTGCCTGTTTTTTCCAAGGTAACGCTAATTCCAGAGTATTGATTCCCGTTATTCCCACTTACGGCTAATAGGTAAGAATTTTGACCTACTCCATTCCCAACTTTTCCTGCGGCAGTTCTACCGTATCCAAGAGCAACCCCCACTGCTTCAGAGTGCATTGCAGGTTGAATCTGCGCAGATAGGGTGATTTCTTTTCCGTTACTCGTTTTCACTTTTACCAAGTCATTGGAACGAATATCTAATTTCTTACCCAAAACAGGGGAAATTGCTACAAAGTTGTCCCAGGTTACTTTTGTAATCGGATCGGGAAGCTCTTGCCTAAACGAATTGTTAGCCCCACTTCCGTCACCCATGGCAACTGTTGTGTATAATACCAAAGAGAGACCGTCGATTTTTGTGGAGTCGTTTGACAGAGAGCCTTTGAATCCTCTGGCAGGTTTTACCCTACTTAACTCAGA from Leptospiraceae bacterium encodes:
- a CDS encoding polysaccharide deacetylase family protein, which gives rise to MKTFTNYFLFAILFLLIKPIMSKEREPNELGKIFVLTYHKIGDFDSNFTRSRKGFVEDLQTLKREGFIPIQTNDFSNANIKIPKGKKPVLITFDDSSISQFEVDENGQIKSNCAVGMMEEFKKKNPDFPLTAIFFVTPGSKSPNDLFGQIRFTKMKTEFLLNNGYEIGNHTLWHANLNQFRDRIQEQIAGCQREINKFLPDFRIYAMATPYGSFPPERYNHLLIEGKYKGHSYKNKIIFDYSNRLSYSPFDINFNIYRVRRIHGFDKNIKKIVQELNSPTSDAYISDGLEDTITIPQSEVKNLNTEWKKKFKVKVY
- a CDS encoding SH3 domain-containing protein codes for the protein MNNKNLLKKIFALSIVSFFIFNCGTKAEITWNTKVYAEPNINSKVVGELKKGDIVTPSDYLNHERLQKEFIKVKNSKIEGYVSPKFVVINQLPENSVFTWGYKKDYKHFYDPNDKKHYPQGYEWPNLKAISKEKISLDELLKGEKLD
- a CDS encoding cytochrome c; this translates as MKNFKIIVIGFFSVLFILNCEYKTPILEYFPDMADSRAVESQEADVLSASILGGNRIPPEGTIPRGYYPYPYSNVQFADELKNPEKGLSNPLKKSLANYKRGEDRYQIYCSPCHGVTGQGNGNVVGPSPRYLMTPTPLTQERVVKFTDGQIYHVITVGKGVMSSYASQIEPEDRWKLIQYIRKLQEAENNKTKAVK
- a CDS encoding DUF3341 domain-containing protein encodes the protein MYKPKLEQFHKYQETESGVFGLFDTQEEILHAAKKTKEKNYSYFDCFTPLPVHGLDDAMGLPRSGLPWITFIFGIVGFAVGLSYQYLTHAIDWQIVYSGKAYNAWPAYVPILFEATVFFAGVATVFAMYYITGLYKFDRKPIHPDVTSHRFALWIPSNVAGYNESEVIQFIKSLGAKEVQVVKK
- the nrfD gene encoding polysulfide reductase NrfD, producing the protein MSEAIKKELDIVPLVEGNKTLKQITDEVLKPVDEFPTKLWWRAFILAITITVIDFAVIGYLVYEGLYILGINNPVGWGFFIVNFVFWIGIGHAGTLISAVLYLFRQEWRTGINRAAEAMTIFAVMVAASMLIIHVGRPWFGFWLFPYPNERGPLWVNFRSPLIWDTFAVSTYLTISLLFWYLGLVPDIAAIRDRTNHKIKKMVYSVLSFGWVGSNRAWTHLEIVAMILAALSTPIVLSVHSIVSFDFAISILPGWHTTIFPPYFVAGAVFSGFAMVVTLMVITREVFNLKQLITMKHLENMNKVIMVTGMMVGLAYSTEFFIAWYSGNEYEGFTFVNRAFGPYGWAYWIMVSCNVISPQIFWSKKLRTSIPVMFVVSIFVNIGMWFERFVIVMTTHRDFLPSSWALYIPTIYDYLMLLGSFGLFFVLFLLFTRILPVIAIAEVKTVMPKKEGGHH